From Etheostoma cragini isolate CJK2018 chromosome 10, CSU_Ecrag_1.0, whole genome shotgun sequence, the proteins below share one genomic window:
- the LOC117951616 gene encoding alcohol dehydrogenase class-3-like, producing MSTAGQVIQCKAAVAWEPGKPLSIEDVEVAPPKVHEVRIKIVATGVCHTDLAYLYEAGIGMKFRPFPLVLGHEAAGRVESIGPEVTKFSPGDKVIPLFLPQCGECKWCRSPKTNLCRKNCKMHIKVIFKHGRVILSDIFQTAFRLTDSQSACIQVEKGSSCAVFGLGAVGLAAVMGCKVAGATRIIGVDINSAKFEKAKEFGATECVNPTKFSKPIQQVLVEMTDGGVDYALECVGNPGVMSAAFESTIDAWGTCVIVGWTETEAMSVVVENILMGRTLKGTYFGGWKSVEDVPKLVDDYMNKKLKLDEFITNNLPLDQINVAFKDIRSGNGIRTVIRLQPEEASGSYNMKN from the exons GTCATCCAATGCAAAGCAGCTGTTGCATGGGAGCCCGGAAAGCCTCTGTCCATTGAGGATGTGGAGGTGGCACCACCTAAAGTCCATGAAGTGCGCATCAAG ATAGTTGCCACAGGCGTGTGCCACACAGACCTGGCATACCTGTACGAAGCTGGAATAGGGATGAAGTTCAGACCATTCCCGTTGGTTCTCGGCCATGAAGCAGCCGGGAGAGTGGAGAGCATTGGTCCTGAAGTCACCAAATTCTCACCAG gCGACAAAGttattcctctttttctgcCACAATGCGGGGAATGTAAATGGTGTCGCAGTCCTAAAACCAATCTTTGCAGGAAGAActg CAAAATGCATATCAAAGTAATTTTTAAACATGGCAGAGTGATCTTGTCAGACATCTTTCAAACAGCTTTCCGGTTGACTGACTCCCAAAGTGCGTGTATCCAGGTTGAAAAAGGTTCCTCCTGTGCCGTGTTTGGCCTTGGAGCTGTCGGACTGGCAGCTGTCATGGGCTGCAAGGTTGCTGGGGCAACCAGGATCATTGGTGTGGATATCAACTCTGCGAAGTTTGAGAAAGCCAAGGAGTTTGGTGCCACTGAATGTGTCAACCCCACAAAATTCAGCAAGCCCATTCAGCAGGTTCTGGTGGAGATGACAGACGGAGGAGTGGACTACGCTCTGGAGTGTGTTGGAAATCCAGGTGTTATG AGTGCTGCGTTCGAGTCTACGATAGATGCCTGGGGCACCTGTGTCATTGTTGGGTGGACGGAGACGGAAGCAATGAGCGTCGTGGTTGAAAACATCCTTATGGGACGCACCTTGAAGGGGACTTATTTTGGAG GTTGGAAGAGTGTGGAGGATGTGCCTAAACTGGTGGACGACTACATGAATAAAAAGCTGAAGCTGGACGAGTTTATCACCAACAACCTCCCGCTGGATCAAATCAATGTGGCCTTTAAAGATATAAGAAGTGGTAACGG aatCCGTACTGTCATCCGTCTGCAGCCAGAGGAGGCTAGTGGCTCATATAATATGAAGAATTGA